Below is a window of Lacibacter sp. H407 DNA.
TCTTCATCACTTCCACCATCTCTTTTTTCCAGCTTACAAAATCGCCGGCAATAATATGTTGCCGTGCCTGCTTCACCAGCCACAAATAAAATGCAAGATTGTGTGTACTGGCAATGGTAAGTCCGGTAATTTCTTTTGCTTTGATGAGATGACGCAGATATGCTTTGCTGTAATAATTGCTCAGCTCACAATCGATGCCATCATCCAACGGAGAAAAATCTTTTTCCCATCGTTTGTTATCGATATTGATGACGCCTTTACTGGTGAAGAGCATGGCATTTCGTCCGTTGCGTGTTGGCATCACACAATCAAACATATCCACTCCCAAAGAAATACACTCGAGGATATTCCATGGCGTACCAACACCCATTAAATAACGTGGCTTTTGCACGGGTAATTCATCGCAACACAACTCTGTAAATTCGTACATCATTTCTTCCGGCTCGCCCACACTCAATCCGCCAATGGCACAACCCGTTAGATTTGCATTGGCCATAAATTGTGAAGACGCAGTTCGCAGATCTTTATAGGTACTTCCTTGTACAATCGGAAAAAGATTCTGTGTGTATCCGTATTTATCAGGCGTGTTTTGAAAATGCTTGATGCAACGATCTAACCAGCGATGCGTTAACTC
It encodes the following:
- the tgt gene encoding tRNA guanosine(34) transglycosylase Tgt, which codes for MAALQFQLQHTDQQSKARAGEITTDHGTIQTPIFMPVGTVGSVKALTIEQLKQEVKAEIILGNTYHLYLRPGTEVLEAAGGLHKFNGWDRPILTDSGGYQVFSLAGNRKIKEEGVVFQSHIDGSKHLFTPESVMDIQRSIGADIVMAFDECPPYPSDYNYAKKSMELTHRWLDRCIKHFQNTPDKYGYTQNLFPIVQGSTYKDLRTASSQFMANANLTGCAIGGLSVGEPEEMMYEFTELCCDELPVQKPRYLMGVGTPWNILECISLGVDMFDCVMPTRNGRNAMLFTSKGVINIDNKRWEKDFSPLDDGIDCELSNYYSKAYLRHLIKAKEITGLTIASTHNLAFYLWLVKQARQHIIAGDFVSWKKEMVEVMKTRL